The Phycisphaeraceae bacterium genome has a window encoding:
- a CDS encoding helix-turn-helix transcriptional regulator, whose protein sequence is MRPSRKSVGCPVEVTLRVIGGRWKVMILHFLLESTQRFNALQRLLGGISARTLASQLRDLERDGIVARTVYPEIPPRVEYSLTPLGGSLKPILMAMHEWGERFPDVSKAERRGSD, encoded by the coding sequence ATGCGTCCAAGTCGAAAGTCAGTCGGATGCCCTGTCGAAGTGACCCTGCGCGTCATCGGCGGGCGGTGGAAAGTGATGATCCTTCACTTCCTGCTTGAGAGCACGCAGCGATTCAACGCGCTGCAGCGGCTCCTGGGCGGCATCTCGGCTCGCACGCTGGCCAGCCAGTTGCGCGATCTGGAGCGCGATGGGATCGTCGCCCGCACGGTCTACCCGGAGATTCCCCCGCGCGTGGAGTATTCGCTCACCCCTCTGGGCGGGAGTCTGAAGCCGATCCTGATGGCGATGCACGAATGGGGTGAGCGGTTCCCGGACGTGTCGAAGGCCGAGAGGCGTGGGTCGGATTGA
- a CDS encoding pirin family protein — protein sequence MIRTKTVMEVKPSPDMHWVGDGFPVSSVISPQTTQSRLSPFVLMDYAGPARFEPSSKPRGVDSHPHRGFETVTVVYQGELEHRDTAGNRGSIGPGDVQWMTAASGVLHEEKHSDRFTREGGTLEMAQLWVNLPARHKMDAPRYQELRREAIPTIDLPHGAGSIRVIAGDFNGTSGAASTFTPVILWDVRLSPGAAVTLPIRQGANAAVFVRSGSVRIGPDRPVSARELAVLDRDGAGIDLRTDDGADLLIVGGEPIDEPVVAYGPFVMNSTREIHQAVEDFRSGRFGQL from the coding sequence ATGATCCGCACCAAGACTGTGATGGAAGTGAAGCCCAGCCCGGACATGCACTGGGTGGGCGACGGATTTCCCGTTTCGTCCGTGATCTCGCCGCAGACCACGCAGTCGCGGCTCAGCCCGTTCGTGCTGATGGACTACGCCGGTCCGGCGCGGTTCGAGCCATCGAGCAAGCCGCGCGGTGTGGATTCCCACCCTCACCGCGGCTTCGAAACCGTCACCGTGGTCTACCAGGGCGAACTGGAGCACCGCGACACCGCGGGCAACCGGGGAAGCATCGGCCCCGGCGACGTGCAGTGGATGACCGCCGCCTCGGGGGTGCTGCACGAGGAGAAGCACTCTGACCGCTTCACCCGCGAGGGCGGCACGCTGGAGATGGCCCAGTTGTGGGTGAACCTGCCGGCGCGCCACAAGATGGACGCCCCGCGATACCAGGAACTGCGGCGCGAGGCGATCCCCACGATTGACCTGCCGCACGGCGCGGGCTCGATTCGCGTCATCGCGGGCGACTTCAACGGTACGTCAGGCGCCGCGAGCACCTTCACCCCCGTCATCCTGTGGGATGTACGGCTGAGCCCCGGCGCGGCCGTCACGCTGCCCATTCGACAAGGCGCCAACGCCGCGGTGTTCGTGCGGAGCGGATCCGTCCGGATCGGCCCGGATCGCCCGGTGAGCGCCCGTGAACTGGCGGTGCTGGATCGCGATGGCGCGGGCATCGACCTGCGCACCGACGACGGGGCGGACCTGCTCATCGTGGGCGGCGAGCCGATTGATGAGCCGGTCGTCGCCTATGGCCCATTCGTGATGAACTCCACGCGGGAGATTCACCAGGCGGTGGAGGACTTCCGCTCGGGACGTTTCGGACAACTGTGA
- the ubiE gene encoding bifunctional demethylmenaquinone methyltransferase/2-methoxy-6-polyprenyl-1,4-benzoquinol methylase UbiE, which yields MSQPSSVDPVSSAPDRAWSPSDLAGDPHAAADKAARVRRMFGAIARRYDLNNRLHSFGLDRCWRARAVREAGVTSESDVLDVACGTGDLSLAFTRAGARQVIGADFTPQMLDLARDKARRRGALGERLRFEHGDAMNLEYSDASFDIVSIAFGLRNVSDPPRALTEFRRVLRPGGRLVVLEFSRPRNRLVRAGNDFYTRRVMPLTATLIARDRSGAYRYLPRSVETFPEGNDLLDLIRRAGFTSTRAVPLTMGVCTISIGQR from the coding sequence ATGTCCCAGCCGTCTTCCGTCGATCCCGTTTCGTCTGCCCCCGATCGCGCCTGGTCGCCGTCAGATCTGGCCGGCGATCCGCACGCCGCCGCGGACAAGGCGGCGCGGGTGCGGCGGATGTTCGGCGCCATCGCGCGTCGCTACGACCTGAACAACCGGCTCCACTCCTTCGGCTTGGACCGATGCTGGCGCGCCCGCGCCGTGCGCGAAGCGGGCGTCACGTCCGAGAGCGACGTGCTGGACGTGGCCTGCGGCACCGGCGACCTGTCGCTGGCGTTCACCCGGGCGGGGGCGCGGCAGGTGATCGGAGCGGACTTCACGCCGCAGATGCTCGACCTGGCGCGGGACAAGGCGCGTCGGCGCGGGGCGCTGGGCGAACGGCTCCGCTTCGAGCACGGCGACGCCATGAATCTCGAATACAGCGATGCGAGTTTCGACATTGTGTCGATCGCCTTCGGGCTGCGCAACGTGAGCGACCCGCCGCGGGCGCTCACCGAGTTCCGGCGTGTGCTTCGGCCCGGCGGGCGTCTGGTGGTGCTGGAGTTCAGCCGCCCGCGCAACCGGCTTGTTCGGGCGGGCAACGACTTCTACACGCGCCGCGTCATGCCGCTCACAGCCACGCTCATCGCGCGGGACCGGAGCGGGGCCTATCGATACCTGCCGCGCTCGGTGGAGACGTTTCCCGAAGGGAACGATCTGCTCGACCTGATCCGCCGCGCGGGGTTCACCTCCACCCGCGCCGTGCCGCTGACGATGGGCGTCTGCACGATCTCGATCGGGCAGCGCTGA
- a CDS encoding M48 family metalloprotease, protein MPRLVATVLFSLGLLATASGCSTNPATERSQFLLMSDEQEIALGAEAKPQLVTEYGGEVKSADLRAYVDGIGKRMAALTEADYPNLPWEFTVLDSDVINAFALPGGKVFISRALMSYMSNEAQLAAVLGHEIGHVTAKHGNERISQAMVIQGIAEAFTGDSAVGQIVPLVVGAGGQGYLLKFGRDQERESDRLGMRYMTAAGYDPMGMVELLGILVSVSTGERPPEFLSTHPNPESRQRDARQLVETTYAHTQGNPSFGLFADRFARRAKPYLPPPPGASLRQEGLPTLAADTSSAESVGSVSVGSLDDAPATRHRLLARVGGWCAHCRFGGPVD, encoded by the coding sequence ATGCCGCGCCTCGTTGCAACCGTCCTCTTCTCGCTCGGGCTGCTGGCGACCGCGAGCGGCTGCTCCACCAATCCCGCCACGGAGCGCAGCCAGTTCCTGCTCATGTCTGACGAGCAGGAGATCGCGCTCGGTGCGGAAGCCAAGCCGCAGCTGGTCACCGAATACGGCGGCGAGGTGAAGTCCGCCGACCTGCGCGCCTACGTCGATGGCATCGGCAAGCGGATGGCCGCTCTCACCGAGGCCGACTACCCCAACCTGCCGTGGGAGTTCACGGTGCTGGATTCGGACGTGATCAACGCCTTCGCCCTGCCGGGCGGGAAGGTGTTCATCAGCCGGGCGCTCATGTCGTACATGAGCAACGAGGCCCAGCTCGCCGCCGTGCTGGGGCACGAGATCGGCCACGTGACGGCGAAGCATGGCAACGAGCGCATCAGCCAGGCGATGGTCATCCAGGGCATCGCCGAGGCGTTTACGGGAGACAGCGCGGTTGGGCAGATCGTCCCGCTCGTGGTCGGCGCGGGCGGACAGGGGTACCTGCTCAAGTTCGGGCGAGACCAGGAGCGCGAATCCGACCGGCTGGGCATGCGTTACATGACGGCGGCGGGCTATGACCCCATGGGCATGGTGGAGCTGCTGGGGATTCTGGTCAGCGTCTCGACCGGCGAGCGCCCGCCGGAGTTTCTGTCCACTCACCCCAACCCGGAAAGCCGCCAGCGCGACGCCCGCCAGCTGGTGGAGACAACCTACGCTCACACACAAGGCAACCCATCGTTCGGGCTGTTCGCCGATCGGTTCGCGCGGCGGGCGAAACCCTACTTGCCTCCGCCACCTGGCGCTTCGTTGCGGCAGGAAGGTCTTCCGACTCTCGCCGCAGACACAAGCTCCGCTGAATCAGTGGGTTCCGTGTCAGTTGGGTCGCTGGATGATGCACCTGCGACGCGCCATCGTCTGCTGGCGCGGGTAGGCGGGTGGTGCGCCCACTGCCGGTTTGGCGGTCCGGTCGATTGA
- a CDS encoding amidohydrolase family protein encodes MIIDLRTRIWSKLDLLGTEIANQLRRRYADRWNMLDGSAAGHDRASGCVTASCVLGFRSDLLGATLPNEVIAEFVAGDPRRRVGIAGIDPMSPNAMTELEKAVHLGLCGVCLSPGMQGYHPAHSLAMRVYERCAELHLPVFVTNDIPHSASTVLEFARPYLFDEVARSVPTLKLVIGEMGWPWVSETIALIAKHPNIYADVACLGGKPWELYNALVAADGAEVMDKILFGSGGPFVTPSQAIEAMYSLNAFAQGTHLPTIQRSLIRSIIERDSLQALGIESEISNQRMESRTTDESDPFSEMAHAAAEADEDDDAE; translated from the coding sequence ATGATCATCGACCTTCGGACACGGATCTGGTCCAAACTTGACCTGCTGGGCACGGAGATCGCCAACCAGTTGCGACGCCGCTACGCCGACCGCTGGAACATGCTCGACGGCTCGGCCGCCGGCCATGATCGGGCGTCCGGGTGCGTCACGGCCTCGTGCGTGCTGGGCTTCCGTTCCGACCTGCTCGGGGCGACGCTTCCGAACGAGGTGATCGCCGAGTTTGTGGCGGGCGACCCGCGGCGCCGGGTGGGCATCGCGGGCATTGATCCCATGTCCCCCAACGCCATGACGGAGCTGGAGAAGGCCGTTCACCTGGGTCTGTGCGGCGTCTGCCTCAGCCCCGGCATGCAGGGCTACCACCCCGCCCACTCGCTGGCGATGCGCGTCTATGAGCGGTGCGCCGAACTGCACCTGCCCGTCTTCGTGACCAATGACATTCCCCACTCGGCCTCCACGGTGCTGGAGTTCGCCCGTCCCTACCTGTTCGATGAGGTGGCCCGCAGCGTTCCCACGCTGAAACTGGTCATCGGCGAGATGGGCTGGCCGTGGGTGAGCGAGACCATCGCCCTGATCGCCAAGCACCCCAACATCTATGCCGACGTCGCCTGCCTGGGCGGCAAGCCGTGGGAACTGTACAACGCCCTCGTGGCGGCGGATGGCGCGGAGGTGATGGACAAGATCCTCTTCGGCTCCGGTGGGCCATTCGTAACCCCGTCGCAGGCCATCGAGGCGATGTACTCGCTCAACGCCTTCGCCCAGGGAACACACCTGCCCACCATCCAGCGGTCGCTGATCCGGTCGATCATCGAACGCGACTCGCTCCAGGCGCTGGGCATCGAGAGTGAAATCTCCAACCAGCGGATGGAATCGCGGACGACGGACGAATCGGACCCCTTCTCCGAGATGGCCCACGCCGCCGCGGAAGCGGATGAGGACGATGATGCGGAATAG
- the rplU gene encoding 50S ribosomal protein L21 → MYAIIEDSGTQIKVTPGDVLEIDLRDGATAGSTITFDRVLLVGDGKSAAKVGTPYLKGASVSAEVLEEFKGEKIDVIKFKRRHGYKKKQGHRQRYLRVKIGDVKG, encoded by the coding sequence GTGTACGCCATCATCGAAGACAGCGGGACGCAGATCAAAGTGACGCCGGGCGACGTGCTGGAGATCGATCTCCGGGACGGGGCGACGGCGGGATCCACCATCACCTTCGACCGCGTGCTGCTGGTCGGCGACGGTAAGTCCGCCGCCAAGGTTGGTACGCCCTATCTGAAGGGGGCCTCGGTGTCCGCCGAGGTGCTCGAGGAGTTCAAGGGCGAGAAGATCGATGTGATCAAGTTCAAGCGGCGGCACGGCTACAAGAAGAAGCAGGGCCACCGCCAGCGCTACCTGCGCGTGAAGATCGGCGACGTGAAGGGCTGA
- a CDS encoding aminotransferase class I/II-fold pyridoxal phosphate-dependent enzyme yields MTIAQRLAPFGETIFTEITRMAVKHQAVNLGQGFPNFDGPAFVKDAAIDAIRAGHNQYARMYGVPDLNRAVAERFRLDSGLTVDGETEVTITSGCTEALPATLLGLVNPGDEVILFEPFYDSYPACAAFAGATVRVVTLRPPDFGFDERELRRAFTDRTRAIVVNTPHNPTGKVFSRGEMELIAQLCMKHDAIAITDEVYERIIFEGEHVRMAALDGMRERTVTLSSLGKTFSLTGWKIGWAIAPPALTKGVRAAHQFLTFATATPLQHGAVAALNAPQSYYDALLAMYRAKRDLLCDGLARVGFRVHKPRGTYFAYVDHTPFGFADDVSFCRHLIEHIGVAAIPPSVFYVNREEGRTLVRFAFCKDDATLREAIGRMARLVG; encoded by the coding sequence ATGACCATCGCGCAGCGACTCGCCCCGTTCGGCGAAACCATCTTCACAGAGATCACCCGCATGGCGGTGAAGCACCAGGCGGTCAACCTGGGGCAGGGCTTCCCCAACTTTGATGGACCTGCATTCGTGAAGGATGCCGCCATCGACGCCATCCGCGCCGGGCACAACCAGTACGCCCGCATGTACGGCGTGCCGGACCTGAACCGCGCCGTCGCCGAGCGATTCCGTCTCGACAGCGGACTGACTGTGGACGGCGAAACCGAGGTGACCATCACCTCCGGCTGCACCGAGGCCCTGCCCGCGACCCTGCTCGGGCTGGTCAATCCCGGCGATGAAGTCATCCTGTTCGAGCCGTTCTACGACTCGTACCCCGCCTGCGCCGCGTTCGCGGGGGCGACCGTGCGGGTGGTGACGCTGCGCCCGCCGGACTTCGGGTTCGACGAGCGCGAACTTCGCAGGGCGTTTACCGACCGCACGCGGGCGATCGTGGTCAACACGCCCCACAACCCCACGGGCAAGGTGTTTTCACGCGGGGAAATGGAGTTGATCGCTCAGCTGTGCATGAAGCACGACGCCATCGCCATCACCGATGAGGTCTACGAGCGGATCATCTTCGAGGGCGAACACGTGCGAATGGCGGCGCTGGATGGCATGCGCGAGCGCACCGTGACGCTGTCGTCGCTGGGCAAGACGTTCTCGCTGACGGGCTGGAAGATCGGCTGGGCCATCGCACCGCCCGCGCTGACGAAAGGCGTGCGCGCGGCCCACCAGTTCCTCACTTTCGCCACCGCCACGCCGCTGCAACACGGGGCGGTCGCCGCGCTGAACGCGCCGCAGTCGTACTACGACGCCCTGCTGGCCATGTACCGCGCCAAGCGAGACCTGCTGTGCGACGGGCTGGCCCGCGTGGGCTTCCGAGTCCACAAGCCGCGCGGCACGTACTTCGCGTACGTTGACCACACGCCCTTCGGCTTCGCGGACGATGTGTCCTTCTGCCGCCACCTGATCGAGCACATCGGCGTGGCGGCGATTCCGCCCAGCGTGTTCTACGTGAACCGCGAGGAAGGCCGCACTCTGGTGCGCTTCGCGTTCTGCAAGGATGATGCAACGCTGCGGGAAGCCATCGGGCGGATGGCGCGGCTGGTGGGGTGA
- a CDS encoding transglutaminase domain-containing protein, with amino-acid sequence MVKRLGSAVVAASLLTVAGFVRVAEGDSPPINALRRYEPRLYDVSYTVTIQTQAATGDAARYGLFQFDEAPIVMPVIFMGQYSKVFVNTDQGFVFVNEHRVPPEKLAMSREKDKPYNTHLLRMVVPQVTPQMMARSVRWGVSFRTQTWSADIDENLAQRTAWPRDRAWPDHVKDGLAAQWGIESDNPIFRTMVQAAYGDHLLTETPYRLAKKIVADTINNFQINGEGVNRGLYGLHGLNMRGALAVVTTPDRVKRWIGTEHDLVCVCIALLRAAGIPARPVIGLEEILTGTGDKTTFVSWGEFYLPNSGWVAFDPNAIRGKGGSQYSNLANKWEFFGRLDDLNRRVVLAYHFIPPATVETPRNPALWGWDPRPQKQPSYDQTITFTITKRGRGEDDPG; translated from the coding sequence GTGGTGAAGCGCCTGGGAAGTGCCGTCGTCGCTGCATCGCTGTTGACCGTCGCCGGTTTCGTGCGGGTGGCGGAAGGTGACAGCCCGCCGATCAACGCGCTTCGGCGCTACGAACCGCGGCTGTACGACGTGTCGTACACGGTCACGATCCAGACGCAGGCGGCCACCGGCGACGCCGCCCGATACGGGCTGTTCCAGTTCGACGAGGCGCCGATCGTCATGCCCGTCATCTTCATGGGGCAGTACAGCAAGGTGTTCGTGAACACGGATCAGGGATTCGTCTTCGTCAACGAGCACCGCGTGCCGCCCGAGAAGCTCGCCATGTCGCGCGAGAAGGACAAGCCCTACAACACGCACCTGCTGCGCATGGTGGTGCCCCAGGTGACCCCCCAGATGATGGCGCGATCGGTGCGCTGGGGCGTGAGTTTCCGCACGCAGACGTGGTCGGCGGACATCGACGAGAACCTGGCCCAGCGCACGGCGTGGCCGCGCGACCGCGCGTGGCCCGATCACGTCAAGGACGGGCTGGCGGCCCAGTGGGGCATCGAGTCGGACAATCCCATTTTTCGCACGATGGTGCAGGCGGCCTACGGCGATCACCTGCTGACGGAGACGCCCTATCGGCTCGCCAAGAAGATCGTGGCGGACACGATCAACAACTTCCAGATCAACGGCGAGGGTGTGAATCGGGGACTGTACGGGCTGCATGGGCTGAACATGCGCGGGGCGCTGGCGGTGGTGACGACCCCCGACCGGGTCAAGCGATGGATCGGCACCGAACATGACCTGGTGTGCGTGTGCATCGCCCTGCTGCGCGCCGCGGGCATTCCCGCCAGGCCGGTGATCGGGCTGGAGGAGATTCTCACCGGCACGGGTGACAAAACCACCTTCGTCTCCTGGGGCGAGTTCTACCTGCCCAACTCCGGATGGGTCGCCTTCGACCCCAACGCCATCCGCGGCAAGGGCGGCAGCCAGTACAGCAACCTGGCCAACAAGTGGGAGTTCTTCGGTCGCCTGGACGACCTGAACAGGCGCGTGGTGCTGGCCTACCACTTCATCCCGCCGGCCACGGTGGAGACGCCGCGAAATCCCGCCCTGTGGGGGTGGGATCCCCGGCCCCAGAAACAGCCCAGCTACGACCAGACGATCACATTCACCATCACGAAGCGGGGACGAGGCGAGGACGACCCGGGCTGA
- a CDS encoding prepilin-type N-terminal cleavage/methylation domain-containing protein: MHLIRALPIRRAFTLIEVLVVIGIIAILMAILIPALRSASMSSKMATTGSNLKQIGAAIHAYLNTYENHLPQKAWDIGGGTRVIVGALFGGKRGTLPFFGINQVGSDERPLNRFISGNLGPLDNGRDQEMTVFQSPLDIGQPDTGFGAASSLYDYLGSSYTLNDHSLDGEEFSTLVPAIGPDGRPGGRMPRIADTTKTWVVAEHPIYNYQQGGNRRQAWYNGDVRASMWFLDGHVLLGARIPEGVVNTTPDYTFLPTPDWFSGP, encoded by the coding sequence ATGCACCTGATCCGAGCCCTGCCAATCCGCCGCGCCTTCACGCTGATCGAGGTGCTGGTGGTCATCGGGATCATCGCCATCCTCATGGCGATCCTGATTCCCGCGCTGCGCAGCGCCTCGATGTCCTCCAAGATGGCCACCACGGGCAGCAACCTCAAGCAGATCGGGGCGGCGATTCACGCCTACCTGAACACGTATGAGAACCACCTGCCCCAGAAGGCGTGGGACATCGGGGGCGGCACGCGCGTCATTGTCGGCGCTCTGTTCGGCGGCAAGCGGGGCACGCTGCCGTTTTTCGGCATCAACCAGGTGGGTTCGGATGAGCGACCGCTCAATCGGTTCATCTCCGGGAATCTCGGGCCGCTTGACAACGGGCGCGATCAGGAGATGACGGTGTTCCAGTCCCCGCTGGACATCGGCCAGCCCGATACCGGCTTCGGAGCCGCCAGCTCGCTGTACGACTACCTCGGATCGAGCTACACGCTCAACGATCACTCGCTGGATGGGGAGGAGTTTTCGACGCTGGTGCCAGCCATCGGGCCGGACGGCAGACCAGGCGGGCGGATGCCCCGCATCGCCGATACCACCAAGACCTGGGTGGTGGCGGAGCACCCCATCTACAACTACCAGCAGGGCGGCAACCGTCGACAGGCGTGGTACAACGGCGATGTTCGCGCCAGCATGTGGTTCCTCGACGGGCACGTGCTGCTGGGGGCGCGCATTCCCGAGGGCGTGGTGAACACGACGCCCGATTACACCTTCCTGCCGACGCCGGACTGGTTCAGCGGTCCGTGA
- a CDS encoding zinc ribbon domain-containing protein, producing MTHRRPVDDEDHEEPSIEDLERFGHQSAYCPTCGAEVWDDAQHCSDCGAYFEMASPEPPVVRDMKRAWRKTAVLVGAVAFVVLVIVLTR from the coding sequence ATGACCCACCGGCGGCCCGTGGATGATGAGGACCACGAAGAACCCTCCATCGAGGATCTGGAGCGGTTCGGCCATCAGAGCGCCTACTGCCCCACGTGCGGTGCGGAGGTGTGGGACGATGCCCAGCACTGCTCCGACTGTGGGGCCTACTTCGAGATGGCCTCTCCCGAACCTCCCGTCGTTCGTGACATGAAGCGGGCATGGCGAAAGACGGCGGTTCTGGTGGGGGCCGTGGCGTTTGTCGTGCTGGTGATTGTCCTGACCCGTTGA